The Polypterus senegalus isolate Bchr_013 chromosome 9, ASM1683550v1, whole genome shotgun sequence genome includes a window with the following:
- the LOC120535287 gene encoding keratin, type II cytoskeletal 2 epidermal-like, with protein sequence MSNEHVTDYGFGTGGVQPGSKASDLMSREAKASGGGVSGGGATSTLQKIGGTGDSRGYSPDGISKGSPAAHNMSHEARSSGGGVNAGGTTSTVQSVSMGGNAGVK encoded by the exons ATGTCCAACGAACACGTCACCGACTACGGTTTCGGCACCGGAGGGGTGCAGCCTGGAAGCAAAGCGTCAGATCTGATGTCCAGGGAAGCCAAAGCAAGCGGTGGAGGGGTGAGTGGTGGAGGGGCGACTTCCACTCTGCAGAAGATTG GGGGCACCGGTGATTCCAGGGGATACTCACCAGATGGTATCAGCAAAGGCTCCCCGGCAGCACATAACATGTCCCATGAAGCCAGAAGCAGCGGCGGTGGGGTGAATGCAGGGGGCACCACTTCCACTGTGCAGTCCGTCT CGATGGGTGGAAATGCTGGAGTAAAATAA